The following is a genomic window from Methanoculleus thermophilus.
CGCTTACAACCGAGACTCTCAAAAGCCTCCACATGATGCGAGCATATTCACGACTGATGCCAGTGCATGCTGTGATCCTACTCTGTGCGTTTTTTATTTCAGTCTTCTTTTTCAAGGAACTCTCGTTCAAATCCTCATTATTCTCGATGTTGATTGCTTATGGCATGATAGGAGGAATTATCCTGGTAATCCTCAGGGAATACCTGCGGCCCAAGTTTAACAGAGCATGGGCACGTAAATTACACAAATATAGTGTCTATTCGTTGATGGGAGGAATTTCATTTATCCTCTATAGCAATATTGATAAAATATTTATTAACAAATACGCTACGGTTTCAGATGTAGGACTCTATTGGGCGTATAATTACTCTTTCACAACTGTAATACTCCTTTGTGTCAACATCTTTGTGACCGTGTTTTTTCCTGTTGCATCTATGTGCCCCAATAAAGTAATGCTTTTTGAGCGTATTAAAAAGATTACAATCCTGTTAATAATATTTGGGTGGCCGATTGCAGCAATTGGTAACGTCTCAGATCTTCTGTAATTTGCCTGAGCCCCGTCTCCTTGCCTGATCATTCCTTCTCCATGGTCAAATACCTTCTGCCGGTGACCCACTCCTCGTTGATGTCCATCAGGAT
Proteins encoded in this region:
- a CDS encoding oligosaccharide flippase family protein → MTNSYSILFALTNTIYRAIFHEEISTEVEKFIKNLSYVGIGTIVASVFSFSFNILAGRWLGPLEYGTFTLIQSVAMFLYIPMLLGFHTAMIKYNAEKIDFARQRCIISTTYILVFLFTVVSLLVYFIFSNELTAIFSISHEVFLFAVLFAVLFVFYTLTTETLKSLHMMRAYSRLMPVHAVILLCAFFISVFFFKELSFKSSLFSMLIAYGMIGGIILVILREYLRPKFNRAWARKLHKYSVYSLMGGISFILYSNIDKIFINKYATVSDVGLYWAYNYSFTTVILLCVNIFVTVFFPVASMCPNKVMLFERIKKITILLIIFGWPIAAIGNVSDLL